In Erigeron canadensis isolate Cc75 chromosome 1, C_canadensis_v1, whole genome shotgun sequence, a single window of DNA contains:
- the LOC122586144 gene encoding receptor like protein kinase S.2-like isoform X2 produces the protein MYFSTVLIILFIILDILFYYLQKQHEENDGEMMSSFPSSSYDQKSVHMDSPLSSSSPNFSLAEIKLATRDFDDALVIGKGGFGKVYKGKIDYLGKGIEVAIKRLNLDSNQGAAEFWAEVEMLSKFRHSHIVSLLGYCEEEMILVYEYIPNGSLEDHLHKRRGNRSNASALTWVERLNICIGAARGLDYLHTGTGVQSRVIHRDVKSSNILLDENLSAKISDFGLSRIGPAYQLGSTTNVYTDQIKGTFGYMDAEYFSTRRLTRKSDVYAFGVVLLEVLCGRPALDFTLDEQQHSLAGWAKNCIKAGKIDQIIEPSLRTQVEGNCLKEFGQIAYECIITSSKDRPTMTMVLARLEFVLAWTLQSVQSASNQKPIGKTMLIEKAWSLFLTKSPKRVSPDRKKLGHSIGNKKKAFVMVPGRDHNAGVAAASQQVVPHPMLPREQPKIPILKMFTFSELKKVTNNFSREMFLGEGGYGKVFKGWVDGVTFAPRKAGEGIAVAIKKSSPNRAQGLNEWQAEVKFLGTFNHPNIVKLFGCCWEHKEFLLVYEFMQKGSLDMHLFRGAEPLPWDTRIKIAIGAAQGLAFLHTTANNVICRDVKSSNILLDKDFNAKLSDFGLAKIGPVNGESHVSTSIAGTYGYMAPEYVATGHLYVKSDVYAFGVVMLEIITGLRASDYNQNGMKQNLVEWAKPFLTKIKKLKRIMDPRLDTDYPTKGASTVAQLILSCLESEPKKRPSMKEVVLGLQGIHAIKMKPGESKSKDISMSVCNEQRSNKCYHQSEYWSPIRSKQGRGVWSTTRTRLLGLEMCIGLKQEEDETWIETKPKQGEVKVRNKEKRGGSGWSMYAYMNEM, from the exons ATGTACTTTTCCACTGTTCTTATAATTCTGTTTATTATATTGGATATTCTTTTTTACTATTTACAGAAACAACATGAAGAAAATGATGGTGAGATGATGAGTTCCTTCCCATCATCATCATATGATCAAAAATCTGTACACATGGATTCACCACTATCGTCATCATCACCGAACTTTTCACTTGCTGAAATCAAGTTGGCTACCCgtgattttgatgatgcactTGTCATTGGAAAGGGAGGGTTTGGGAAGGTATACAAAGGAAAGATTGATTACTTGGGGAAAGGTATTGAAGTTGCCATCAAGAGGTTAAATCTTGATTCTAATCAAGGAGCAGCCGAGTTCTGGGCAGAAGTTGAGATGCTTTCCAAGTTTCGTCATAGTCATATTGTCTCTCTACTAGGATATTGTGAAGAAGAAATGATCCTTGTTTATGAATACATACCAAATGGAAGTTTAGAGGATCATTTGCACAAAAGAAGAGGTAATAGAAGTAATGCTTCTGCTTTGACATGGGTTGAGAGGCTCAATATTTGCATAGGTGCTGCTCGTGGTTTAGACTACCTCCATACCGGTACTGGTGTCCAATCTAGAGTGATACACCGCGATGTCAAGAGCTCAAACATCTTGCTGGACGAGAATTTGTCAGCTAAGATTTCTGACTTTGGGTTGTCCAGAATTGGACCAGCATATCAGTTGGGCTCTACCACTAATGTTTATACCGATCAGATCAAAGGCACGTTCGGATACATGGATGCCGAGTATTTCTCAACTCGCAGACTGACAAGAAAATCTGACGTGTATGCATTTGGCGTGGTGTTATTGGAAGTGTTGTGTGGTAGGCCTGCTTTGGATTTTACATTGGATGAACAGCAACACAGCCTAGCTGGCTGGGCTAAAAATTGTATCAAAGCGGGTAAGATTGATCAAATTATTGAACCAAGTTTGAGAACGCAAGTTGAAGGTAATTGTTTAAAGGAATTTGGGCAAATTGCGTATGAATGTATTATAACATCTTCAAAGGATCGACCCACAATGACTATGGTGCTTGCTAGGCTGGAGTTTGTGCTGGCATGGACGTTGCAGAGTGTACAGAGTGCTAGTAATCAGAAACCCATTGGCAAAACTATGTTAATTGAGAAGGCATGGTCATTGTTCTTGACCAAATCTCCAA AGCGTGTGAGTCCCGATAGAAAGAAACTTGGACACAGCATTGGCAACAAAAAGAAAGCGTTCGTGATGGTGCCAGGTAGAGATCATAATGCTGGCGTTGCAGCTGCCTCTCAGCAGGTGGTGCCTCACCCAATGTTACCTAGGGAGCAGCCAAAGATACCAATTTTGAAGATGTTCACATTTTCTGAGTTAAAGAAGGTTACAAACAATTTCAGCCGGGAAATGTTCCTTGGAGAGGGTGGTTATGGGAAGGTCTTTAAAGGGTGGGTGGACGGTGTAACATTTGCCCCACGGAAGGCTGGTGAGGGAATTGCCGTGGCCATTAAGAAATCTAGTCCCAACAGGGCTCAAGGTCTCAATGAGTGGCAG GCAGAAGTGAAATTTCTGGGAACATTTAACCACCCAAATATTGTTAAACTCTTTGGATGTTGCTGGGAACATAAAGAGTTTCTTCTTGTTTATGAATTTATGCAAAAAGGAAGCTTAGATATGCATCTCTTCAGGG GCGCCGAGCCACTTCCATGGGACACAAGAATTAAAATAGCCATTGGAGCAGCTCAAGGTCTTGCTTTCTTGCACACAACAGCAAATAATGTCATTTGCAGGGATGTCAAATCTTCAAATATTTTGTTAGATAAG GATTTTAATGCGAAGCTATCGGATTTTGGACTGGCAAAGATAGGTCCAGTTAATGGAGAGTCTCATGTCTCGACAAGCATAGCAGGCACATATGGTTATATGGCACCAGAGTACGTAGCTACTG GTCACTTATATGTGAAGAGTGATGTTTATGCTTTTGGAGTGGTGATGCTAGAGATTATAACAGGGTTACGCGCATCAGACTACAATCAAAATGGCATGAAGCAGAACTTGGTGGAGTGGGCCAAACCTTTTTTAACCAAGATAAAGAAACTAAAACGAATTATGGACCCACGATTAGACACAGATTATCCTACTAAAGGCGCTAGTACAGTTGCTCAGCTTATCCTAAGCTGTCTTGAATCAGAACCCAAGAAACGGCCATCTATGAAGGAAGTTGTGCTTGGTTTGCAAGGTATCCATGCAATCAAAATGAAACCGGGCGAGTCAAAATCAAAGGATATATCGATGAGTGTATGTAACGAACAAAGGTCTAATAAGTGTTATCATCAGAGTGAGTATTGGTCTCCCATTCGGTCAAAGCAAGGCAGAGGAGTTTGGTCAACAACCCGCACACGCTTATTAGGTTTAGAAATGTGCATTGGTTTAAAGCAAGAAGAGGATGAAACATGGATAGAAACAAAACCGAAACAAGGGGAAGTTAAAGTGAGAAACAAAGAGAAGCGTGGTGGTTCTGGTTGGTCTATGTATGCTTATATGAATGAGATGTAA
- the LOC122586144 gene encoding receptor like protein kinase S.2-like isoform X1, giving the protein MYFSTVLIILFIILDILFYYLQKQHEENDGEMMSSFPSSSYDQKSVHMDSPLSSSSPNFSLAEIKLATRDFDDALVIGKGGFGKVYKGKIDYLGKGIEVAIKRLNLDSNQGAAEFWAEVEMLSKFRHSHIVSLLGYCEEEMILVYEYIPNGSLEDHLHKRRGNRSNASALTWVERLNICIGAARGLDYLHTGTGVQSRVIHRDVKSSNILLDENLSAKISDFGLSRIGPAYQLGSTTNVYTDQIKGTFGYMDAEYFSTRRLTRKSDVYAFGVVLLEVLCGRPALDFTLDEQQHSLAGWAKNCIKAGKIDQIIEPSLRTQVEGNCLKEFGQIAYECIITSSKDRPTMTMVLARLEFVLAWTLQSVQSASNQKPIGKTMLIEKAWSLFLTKSPKRVSPDRKKLGHSIGNKKKAFVMVPGRDHNAGVAAASQQVVPHPMLPREQPKIPILKMFTFSELKKVTNNFSREMFLGEGGYGKVFKGWVDGVTFAPRKAGEGIAVAIKKSSPNRAQGLNEWQAEVKFLGTFNHPNIVKLFGCCWEHKEFLLVYEFMQKGSLDMHLFREGAEPLPWDTRIKIAIGAAQGLAFLHTTANNVICRDVKSSNILLDKDFNAKLSDFGLAKIGPVNGESHVSTSIAGTYGYMAPEYVATGHLYVKSDVYAFGVVMLEIITGLRASDYNQNGMKQNLVEWAKPFLTKIKKLKRIMDPRLDTDYPTKGASTVAQLILSCLESEPKKRPSMKEVVLGLQGIHAIKMKPGESKSKDISMSVCNEQRSNKCYHQSEYWSPIRSKQGRGVWSTTRTRLLGLEMCIGLKQEEDETWIETKPKQGEVKVRNKEKRGGSGWSMYAYMNEM; this is encoded by the exons ATGTACTTTTCCACTGTTCTTATAATTCTGTTTATTATATTGGATATTCTTTTTTACTATTTACAGAAACAACATGAAGAAAATGATGGTGAGATGATGAGTTCCTTCCCATCATCATCATATGATCAAAAATCTGTACACATGGATTCACCACTATCGTCATCATCACCGAACTTTTCACTTGCTGAAATCAAGTTGGCTACCCgtgattttgatgatgcactTGTCATTGGAAAGGGAGGGTTTGGGAAGGTATACAAAGGAAAGATTGATTACTTGGGGAAAGGTATTGAAGTTGCCATCAAGAGGTTAAATCTTGATTCTAATCAAGGAGCAGCCGAGTTCTGGGCAGAAGTTGAGATGCTTTCCAAGTTTCGTCATAGTCATATTGTCTCTCTACTAGGATATTGTGAAGAAGAAATGATCCTTGTTTATGAATACATACCAAATGGAAGTTTAGAGGATCATTTGCACAAAAGAAGAGGTAATAGAAGTAATGCTTCTGCTTTGACATGGGTTGAGAGGCTCAATATTTGCATAGGTGCTGCTCGTGGTTTAGACTACCTCCATACCGGTACTGGTGTCCAATCTAGAGTGATACACCGCGATGTCAAGAGCTCAAACATCTTGCTGGACGAGAATTTGTCAGCTAAGATTTCTGACTTTGGGTTGTCCAGAATTGGACCAGCATATCAGTTGGGCTCTACCACTAATGTTTATACCGATCAGATCAAAGGCACGTTCGGATACATGGATGCCGAGTATTTCTCAACTCGCAGACTGACAAGAAAATCTGACGTGTATGCATTTGGCGTGGTGTTATTGGAAGTGTTGTGTGGTAGGCCTGCTTTGGATTTTACATTGGATGAACAGCAACACAGCCTAGCTGGCTGGGCTAAAAATTGTATCAAAGCGGGTAAGATTGATCAAATTATTGAACCAAGTTTGAGAACGCAAGTTGAAGGTAATTGTTTAAAGGAATTTGGGCAAATTGCGTATGAATGTATTATAACATCTTCAAAGGATCGACCCACAATGACTATGGTGCTTGCTAGGCTGGAGTTTGTGCTGGCATGGACGTTGCAGAGTGTACAGAGTGCTAGTAATCAGAAACCCATTGGCAAAACTATGTTAATTGAGAAGGCATGGTCATTGTTCTTGACCAAATCTCCAA AGCGTGTGAGTCCCGATAGAAAGAAACTTGGACACAGCATTGGCAACAAAAAGAAAGCGTTCGTGATGGTGCCAGGTAGAGATCATAATGCTGGCGTTGCAGCTGCCTCTCAGCAGGTGGTGCCTCACCCAATGTTACCTAGGGAGCAGCCAAAGATACCAATTTTGAAGATGTTCACATTTTCTGAGTTAAAGAAGGTTACAAACAATTTCAGCCGGGAAATGTTCCTTGGAGAGGGTGGTTATGGGAAGGTCTTTAAAGGGTGGGTGGACGGTGTAACATTTGCCCCACGGAAGGCTGGTGAGGGAATTGCCGTGGCCATTAAGAAATCTAGTCCCAACAGGGCTCAAGGTCTCAATGAGTGGCAG GCAGAAGTGAAATTTCTGGGAACATTTAACCACCCAAATATTGTTAAACTCTTTGGATGTTGCTGGGAACATAAAGAGTTTCTTCTTGTTTATGAATTTATGCAAAAAGGAAGCTTAGATATGCATCTCTTCAGGG AAGGCGCCGAGCCACTTCCATGGGACACAAGAATTAAAATAGCCATTGGAGCAGCTCAAGGTCTTGCTTTCTTGCACACAACAGCAAATAATGTCATTTGCAGGGATGTCAAATCTTCAAATATTTTGTTAGATAAG GATTTTAATGCGAAGCTATCGGATTTTGGACTGGCAAAGATAGGTCCAGTTAATGGAGAGTCTCATGTCTCGACAAGCATAGCAGGCACATATGGTTATATGGCACCAGAGTACGTAGCTACTG GTCACTTATATGTGAAGAGTGATGTTTATGCTTTTGGAGTGGTGATGCTAGAGATTATAACAGGGTTACGCGCATCAGACTACAATCAAAATGGCATGAAGCAGAACTTGGTGGAGTGGGCCAAACCTTTTTTAACCAAGATAAAGAAACTAAAACGAATTATGGACCCACGATTAGACACAGATTATCCTACTAAAGGCGCTAGTACAGTTGCTCAGCTTATCCTAAGCTGTCTTGAATCAGAACCCAAGAAACGGCCATCTATGAAGGAAGTTGTGCTTGGTTTGCAAGGTATCCATGCAATCAAAATGAAACCGGGCGAGTCAAAATCAAAGGATATATCGATGAGTGTATGTAACGAACAAAGGTCTAATAAGTGTTATCATCAGAGTGAGTATTGGTCTCCCATTCGGTCAAAGCAAGGCAGAGGAGTTTGGTCAACAACCCGCACACGCTTATTAGGTTTAGAAATGTGCATTGGTTTAAAGCAAGAAGAGGATGAAACATGGATAGAAACAAAACCGAAACAAGGGGAAGTTAAAGTGAGAAACAAAGAGAAGCGTGGTGGTTCTGGTTGGTCTATGTATGCTTATATGAATGAGATGTAA
- the LOC122581910 gene encoding receptor-like protein kinase FERONIA, translating into MYFSTVLIAIFIILDVFSYFLKKHHQEDDDGDQKNTPQSLSSGQRYVQEADNCGRKCSSDTQCRRFSLAEIKLATNDFDEGYVIGKGGFGNVYKGKIGFGEGIDVAIKRSHFDSYQAGAEFWAEIEMLSKFCHSHIVSLLGYCEEPREREMILVYEYLPNGSLADRLHKRRADGSNYSPLTWVQRLHICIGAARGLDYLHTGTSVQFRVIHRDVKSSNILLDDNLASKISDFGVSRTSPAYLSGTTTNVFTGQIIGTFGYMDAEYFSTHRLTRKSDVYAFGVVLLEVLCGRPALDFTLEEQQHSLSGWAKQCIRESKISRIIDPCLRGQVPGKCLKEFGQIAYECLHPCAKDRPTMSMVLARLEFVLAWTMRNRQSANNRKHIRRAVLIEKAWSLFSIKPSTRMSSDTKKFRVSDENKVKGVTVEQEATSMVGSGRDNGGVDNTFQQVVPPSGETILKEFTFSELQRATKNFGQEMCIGEGGFGKVYKGWLDNATSEPPKIGDTMMVAIKKSKVDSAQGLKEWQAELMFLGYISHPNIVKLFGYCWENLEYLLVYEFVPKGSLENHLFRKGAEPLPWHTRIKIAIGAAQGLAFMHTKENNVICRDVKSSNILLDGDFNAKLSDFGLAKSGPVNGESHVSTCVVGTFGYAAPEYIATGHLYIKSDVYSFGVVMLEIITGLRVLDTRRHGLKHNLVDWAKPNLCDKKGLQKVIDPRLKQAYPSEGARKTAELILGCLESEPKNRPSMEEVVSVLQVISAIQMKPGQSKDNTSQSSNWHHQNYHSPLGTKQGRGAWSTSSWLSGLGVLIGSKQDRAQTETNQTKTKRWRN; encoded by the exons ATGTACTTTTCCACTGTTCTAATAGCTATTTTTATCATATTAGACGTTTTTTCTTACTTTCTAAAGAAACATCACCaggaagatgatgatggtgacCAGAAGAATACACCCCAATCATTGTCATCGGGTCAACGATATGTACAAGAAGCAGATAACTGCGGGAGGAAATGTTCATCTGACACACAATGTCGCCGTTTTTCACTTGCAGAAATCAAACTGGCAACTAATGATTTTGATGAGGGATATGTCATAGGAAAGGGCGGTTTTGGGAATGTATACAAAGGTAAAATTGGCTTCGGGGAAGGAATTGATGTTGCCATCAAGAGGTCACATTTTGATTCCTATCAAGCGGGGGCTGAGTTCTGGGCAGAAATTGAGATGCTTTCCAAGTTTTGTCATAGCCATATTGTCTCTCTACTAGGATATTGTGAAGAACCACGTGAGCGAGAGATGATTCTTGTTTATGAATACCTGCCTAATGGAAGTCTCGCGGATCGTTTGCACAAAAGAAGAGCAGACGGAAGCAATTATTCTCCACTGACTTGGGTTCAGAGGCTACATATTTGCATAGGTGCTGCTCGTGGTTTAGACTATCTCCATACGGGTACCAGTGTTCAATTTAGAGTCATACACCGTGATGTCAAGAGCTCAAATATCTTGCTCGACGATAATTTGGCATCTAAGATTTCTGATTTTGGGGTGTCCAGAACTAGTCCAGCATACCTGTCAGGCACTACTACTAATGTTTTTACCGGTCAGATCATAGGCACTTTTGGGTACATGGATGCCGAGTATTTCTCAACTCATAGACTGACACGTAAGTCTGACGTGTATGCATTCGGTGTGGTCTTATTGGAAGTTTTATGTGGAAGGCCTGCTCTGGATTTTACATTGGAAGAGCAGCAACACAGCCTGTCTGGATGGGCCAAGCAATGCATTAGAGAAAGTAAAATAAGTCGAATTATTGATCCCTGTTTGAGGGGTCAGGTACCGGGTAAGTGTTTGAAGGAATTTGGTCAAATTGCATATGAGTGCCTTCATCCATGTGCAAAGGATCGACCCACAATGTCTATGGTTCTGGCAAGGCTTGAGTTTGTGCTAGCTTGGACGATGCGGAACAGGCAGAGTGCTAATAATCGGAAACACATTAGAAGAGCTGTATTAATTGAGAAGGCATGGTCATTGTTTTCAATTAAACCTTCAA CCCGTATGAGCTCTGATACAAAGAAATTTAGAGTAAGTGATGAAAACAAAGTAAAAGGTGTCACAGTGGAACAAGAAGCTACCTCAATGGTGGGAAGTGGCCGTGATAATGGTGGTGTTGACAATACTTTTCAACAGGTGGTTCCACCAAGTGGGGAGACGATCCTTAAAGAGTTCACATTTTCTGAGCTACAAAGAGCCACAAAGAATTTTGGGCAAGAAATGTGCATTGGAGAGGGTGGTTTTGGGAAGGTTTACAAAGGGTGGCTGGACAATGCTACATCGGAGCCACCGAAGATTGGTGATACTATGATGGTGGCCATCAAAAAATCCAAAGTTGACAGTGCTCAAGGTCTCAAAGAGTGGCAG GCGGAACTGATGTTCTTGGGATATATTAGCCACCCAAACATTGTAAAACTCTTCGGATATTGCTGGGAAAATTTGGAGTATTTGCTCGTTTATGAATTTGTGCCAAAAGGAAGCTTAGAAAACCATTTATTCAGAA AAGGTGCAGAACCACTTCCATGGCATACAAGGATTAAAATAGCTATTGGAGCAGCTCAAGGCTTGGCTTTCATGCACACCAAAGAAAATAATGTCATTTGTAGGGACGTGAAATCATCAAATATTTTGTTAGATGGG GATTTTAATGCAAAACTCTCGGATTTTGGACTAGCTAAATCAGGTCCTGTCAATGGAGAGTCTCATGTCTCAACGTGCGTAGTTGGAACCTTTGGCTATGCAGCTCCCGAGTACATCGCTACAG GGCATTTATATATCAAGAGCGATGTTTATTCTTTTGGAGTGGTGATGCTGGAAATCATAACAGGGTTACGAGTTTTAGACACTCGACGACATGGCCTGAAGCATAACTTGGTGGATTGGGCAAAACCTAATTTGTGTGATAAAAAGGGATTACAAAAAGTCATCGACCCACGATTGAAGCAAGCTTACCCTTCAGAAGGCGCTCGTAAAACTGCTGAGCTTATCCTAGGCTGTCTTGAGTCAGAACCCAAGAACCGGCCTTCTATGGAGGAAGTTGTGTCAGTTTTACAGGTTATAAGTGCAATCCAAATGAAACCGGGGCAGTCAAAGGACAACACCAGCCAATCGAGTAACTGGCATCATCAAAACTACCACTCTCCCCTTGGTACAAAGCAAGGTAGAGGAGCATGGTCTACCAGCAGTTGGTTATCAGGTTTAGGAGTACTCATTGGTTCAAAGCAGGACCGAGCCCAGACAGAAACTAatcaaacaaaaaccaaaagatgGAGAAATTAA